A region from the Gallus gallus isolate bGalGal1 chromosome 25, bGalGal1.mat.broiler.GRCg7b, whole genome shotgun sequence genome encodes:
- the CD244 gene encoding natural killer cell receptor 2B4 isoform X6 yields the protein MQQHGGALHALEMLLCLVLGAADSGQGTGECRNRTVLTGSDLHLLLEEPLPPDWSAVQWKVTLEAQARQRILTVRKDKIYHTNSSLSQRATFHWEPLSLQIRAVTQADSGIYNAEIEESTGSVWTKCFHVSVWEPVGSPRLETLVLQEEQGRCHLQLSCTVPGATAVSYSWSRDSDPLGNQSVLLVSEYVQPVLYVCNVSNPASWSTASIDMATACTQKGLFGAVPWWAVTVLLVLAVCIAGSITFWCWRRRGKDYPAEHTDPPLTVYEEVGRVRTGQEPNRNSEAHAVGNTIYAMVHPKEQKPKSPQNPESCTIYSTVQHRMKQPPPLSPDPRSALQSPSFRRKKLDPVLVSTAYMEVTAPLRRGYTPSQRSSPSPMDHHNS from the exons ATGCAGCAGCACGGGggtgcattgcatgcactggagatgctgctgtgcctcgtgctgggagcagcagataGCGGGCAAG GGACTGGAGAGTGCAGGAACAGGACTGTGCTCACGGGTTCGGAtctgcatctgctgctggaggaacCACTGCCACCGGATTGGTCAGCTGTTCAGTGGAAAGTGACACTGGAGGCACAAGCCCGGCAGCGCATCCTGACGGTTCGGAAGGACAAAATCTACCACACAAACAGTTCTCTTTCTCAGAGAGCCACTTTCCACTGGGagcccctctccctgcagatCAGAGCTGTCACCCAGGCAGACAGCGGCATCTATAATGCAGAGATTGAAGAGTCGACTGGCTCTGTTTGGACCAAGTGCTTCCATGTGTCAGTGTGGG AGCCCGTGGGCAGCCCACGCCTGGAGACACTTGTGCTACAGGAGGAACAGGGACGGTGCCACCTCCAGCTGTCCTGCACTGTGCCCGGGGCCACCGCTGTGTCCTACAGCTGGTCCCGAGACAGTGATCCACTGGGCAACCAGAGTGTGCTGCTGGTGTCCGAGTATGTCCAGCCTGTGCTCTATGTCTGCAATGTGAGCAACCCGGCCAGCTGGAGCACGGCCAGCATTGACATGGCCACAGCCTGCACCCAGAAAG GGCTGTTTGGTGCCGTCCCATGGTGGGCCGTGACCGTGTTGTTGGTGCTGGCTGTCTGCATTGCTGGCTCCATCACCTTCTGGTgttggaggaggagggggaaggacTACCCTGCAG AACACACTGACCCACCTCTGACTGTCTACGAGGAGGTGGGCAGAGTCCGAACTGGTCAAGAGCCT aaCAGGAACAGTGAGGCTCATGCAGTAGGAAACACTATCTACGCCATGGTCCACCCCAAAGAACAG AAGCCCAAAAGCCCTCAGAATCCTGAAAGCTGCACCATTTACTCCACTGTTCAACACAGGATGAAG CAGCCCCCTCCTCTATCCCCAGATCCACGCTCTGCTTTGCAGTCCCCCTCCTTCAGAAGGAAGAAGTTGGACCCAGTTCTGGTTTCCACTGCCTACATGGAG GTGACGGCACCTTTGAGACGCGGTTACACCCCATCGCAGAGATCATCCCCATCTCCCATGGACCACCACAACTCCTGA
- the CD244 gene encoding natural killer cell receptor 2B4 isoform X11, translating to MQQHGGALHALEMLLCLVLGAADSGQGTGECRNRTVLTGSDLHLLLEEPLPPDWSAVQWKVTLEAQARQRILTVRKDKIYHTNSSLSQRATFHWEPLSLQIRAVTQADSGIYNAEIEESTGSVWTKCFHVSVWEPVGSPRLETLVLQEEQGRCHLQLSCTVPGATAVSYSWSRDSDPLGNQSVLLVSEYVQPVLYVCNVSNPASWSTASIDMATACTQKGLFGAVPWWAVTVLLVLAVCIAGSITFWCWRRRGKDYPAEHTDPPLTVYEEVGRVRTGQEPNRNSEAHAVGNTIYAMVHPKEQKPKSPQNPESCTIYSTVQHRMKIHALLCSPPPSEGRSWTQFWFPLPTWR from the exons ATGCAGCAGCACGGGggtgcattgcatgcactggagatgctgctgtgcctcgtgctgggagcagcagataGCGGGCAAG GGACTGGAGAGTGCAGGAACAGGACTGTGCTCACGGGTTCGGAtctgcatctgctgctggaggaacCACTGCCACCGGATTGGTCAGCTGTTCAGTGGAAAGTGACACTGGAGGCACAAGCCCGGCAGCGCATCCTGACGGTTCGGAAGGACAAAATCTACCACACAAACAGTTCTCTTTCTCAGAGAGCCACTTTCCACTGGGagcccctctccctgcagatCAGAGCTGTCACCCAGGCAGACAGCGGCATCTATAATGCAGAGATTGAAGAGTCGACTGGCTCTGTTTGGACCAAGTGCTTCCATGTGTCAGTGTGGG AGCCCGTGGGCAGCCCACGCCTGGAGACACTTGTGCTACAGGAGGAACAGGGACGGTGCCACCTCCAGCTGTCCTGCACTGTGCCCGGGGCCACCGCTGTGTCCTACAGCTGGTCCCGAGACAGTGATCCACTGGGCAACCAGAGTGTGCTGCTGGTGTCCGAGTATGTCCAGCCTGTGCTCTATGTCTGCAATGTGAGCAACCCGGCCAGCTGGAGCACGGCCAGCATTGACATGGCCACAGCCTGCACCCAGAAAG GGCTGTTTGGTGCCGTCCCATGGTGGGCCGTGACCGTGTTGTTGGTGCTGGCTGTCTGCATTGCTGGCTCCATCACCTTCTGGTgttggaggaggagggggaaggacTACCCTGCAG AACACACTGACCCACCTCTGACTGTCTACGAGGAGGTGGGCAGAGTCCGAACTGGTCAAGAGCCT aaCAGGAACAGTGAGGCTCATGCAGTAGGAAACACTATCTACGCCATGGTCCACCCCAAAGAACAG AAGCCCAAAAGCCCTCAGAATCCTGAAAGCTGCACCATTTACTCCACTGTTCAACACAGGATGAAG ATCCACGCTCTGCTTTGCAGTCCCCCTCCTTCAGAAGGAAGAAGTTGGACCCAGTTCTGGTTTCCACTGCCTACATGGAG GTGA
- the CD244 gene encoding natural killer cell receptor 2B4 isoform X10, whose translation MQQHGGALHALEMLLCLVLGAADSGQGTGECRNRTVLTGSDLHLLLEEPLPPDWSAVQWKVTLEAQARQRILTVRKDKIYHTNSSLSQRATFHWEPLSLQIRAVTQADSGIYNAEIEESTGSVWTKCFHVSVWEPVGSPRLETLVLQEEQGRCHLQLSCTVPGATAVSYSWSRDSDPLGNQSVLLVSEYVQPVLYVCNVSNPASWSTASIDMATACTQKGLFGAVPWWAVTVLLVLAVCIAGSITFWCWRRRGKDYPAEHTDPPLTVYEEVGRVRTGQEPNRNSEAHAVGNTIYAMVHPKEQKPKSPQNPESCTIYSTVQHRMKSPSFRRKKLDPVLVSTAYMEVTAPLRRGYTPSQRSSPSPMDHHNS comes from the exons ATGCAGCAGCACGGGggtgcattgcatgcactggagatgctgctgtgcctcgtgctgggagcagcagataGCGGGCAAG GGACTGGAGAGTGCAGGAACAGGACTGTGCTCACGGGTTCGGAtctgcatctgctgctggaggaacCACTGCCACCGGATTGGTCAGCTGTTCAGTGGAAAGTGACACTGGAGGCACAAGCCCGGCAGCGCATCCTGACGGTTCGGAAGGACAAAATCTACCACACAAACAGTTCTCTTTCTCAGAGAGCCACTTTCCACTGGGagcccctctccctgcagatCAGAGCTGTCACCCAGGCAGACAGCGGCATCTATAATGCAGAGATTGAAGAGTCGACTGGCTCTGTTTGGACCAAGTGCTTCCATGTGTCAGTGTGGG AGCCCGTGGGCAGCCCACGCCTGGAGACACTTGTGCTACAGGAGGAACAGGGACGGTGCCACCTCCAGCTGTCCTGCACTGTGCCCGGGGCCACCGCTGTGTCCTACAGCTGGTCCCGAGACAGTGATCCACTGGGCAACCAGAGTGTGCTGCTGGTGTCCGAGTATGTCCAGCCTGTGCTCTATGTCTGCAATGTGAGCAACCCGGCCAGCTGGAGCACGGCCAGCATTGACATGGCCACAGCCTGCACCCAGAAAG GGCTGTTTGGTGCCGTCCCATGGTGGGCCGTGACCGTGTTGTTGGTGCTGGCTGTCTGCATTGCTGGCTCCATCACCTTCTGGTgttggaggaggagggggaaggacTACCCTGCAG AACACACTGACCCACCTCTGACTGTCTACGAGGAGGTGGGCAGAGTCCGAACTGGTCAAGAGCCT aaCAGGAACAGTGAGGCTCATGCAGTAGGAAACACTATCTACGCCATGGTCCACCCCAAAGAACAG AAGCCCAAAAGCCCTCAGAATCCTGAAAGCTGCACCATTTACTCCACTGTTCAACACAGGATGAAG TCCCCCTCCTTCAGAAGGAAGAAGTTGGACCCAGTTCTGGTTTCCACTGCCTACATGGAG GTGACGGCACCTTTGAGACGCGGTTACACCCCATCGCAGAGATCATCCCCATCTCCCATGGACCACCACAACTCCTGA